One Clostridium sp. CM027 genomic window carries:
- a CDS encoding ABC transporter permease, which yields MSNLIRGEFYKLRKSRYFVGMIFMAIVASFFLITVWDKDIQRLQKVHPNFLMNGAYSIEYAFEYIIYTSFIFALLGGEFIAKDFKNNNISKSFSYGYTRSKVILSKLIVFIMACLFLEIIYTTILVIYVSINHGFCEVLNLSAILYLTRVIIIGIMYSAVTICIIAMIAMITKSALCTFVSPVIFFLSFQLPSNISAYILPYVAGRVAISRFAPKEEIIFGIISSLLTFIITIGGSMLYVRREDIK from the coding sequence ATGAGTAATCTAATTAGAGGAGAATTTTATAAATTAAGGAAAAGTAGATATTTTGTTGGAATGATATTTATGGCAATAGTGGCTTCATTTTTTTTAATTACTGTATGGGATAAGGATATACAACGACTGCAGAAAGTACATCCTAATTTTCTTATGAATGGAGCATATTCAATAGAATACGCATTCGAGTATATTATATATACTAGTTTTATATTTGCATTATTAGGCGGAGAATTTATTGCTAAGGATTTTAAGAATAATAATATAAGTAAAAGTTTCAGTTATGGATATACGAGAAGTAAGGTTATATTAAGTAAATTAATAGTATTTATAATGGCTTGTTTATTTTTAGAAATAATTTATACAACAATTTTAGTTATATATGTTTCAATAAATCATGGATTTTGTGAAGTCTTAAATTTAAGTGCTATTTTATACTTAACCAGAGTAATTATTATTGGAATAATGTATAGTGCAGTCACAATATGTATAATTGCTATGATTGCTATGATAACAAAGAGTGCTCTTTGTACATTTGTTTCACCAGTTATATTCTTTCTGAGTTTTCAATTGCCAAGCAACATAAGTGCATATATACTTCCTTATGTTGCTGGGCGAGTGGCAATATCGAGATTTGCACCTAAAGAAGAGATTATATTTGGGATAATTTCATCACTTTTAACTTTTATTATAACAATTGGAGGGAGTATGTTATATGTACGGCGTGAAGATATTAAGTAA
- a CDS encoding IS3 family transposase, whose protein sequence is MLHLKCEEYYLHKYNTYEDLSNAIDEYIIFCNTKRLQKD, encoded by the coding sequence GTGTTACATCTCAAGTGTGAAGAGTACTATTTACACAAATATAATACATATGAAGATCTGTCTAATGCAATTGATGAATATATTATATTCTGCAATACCAAGCGTTTACAAAAAGATTAA
- a CDS encoding response regulator transcription factor, translating to MKYKIYIVEDDLSISTLLQEYIAKYGFEVIAVKNFEEIMIGFNGCNPDLVLLDVNLPKFDGFYWCRKIRQQSKIPIIFISARDSGMDQVMALESGADDYITKPFYVDVVIAKIKSHIRRAFGDYAPKVEERIVEADSLKFYPERSEVEFNGESLIITKREGVLLECLMEKYPKVVSRDFLLERIWDDIEFVEENTLSVNISRIRKRLQVLGIDMGIETIRGAGYRLNKTW from the coding sequence ATGAAATACAAAATATATATTGTAGAAGATGATTTATCAATAAGTACTTTATTACAAGAATACATAGCTAAGTATGGGTTTGAGGTAATAGCGGTAAAAAACTTTGAAGAAATAATGATAGGATTTAATGGGTGTAACCCAGACTTAGTATTATTAGATGTTAATTTACCTAAATTTGATGGATTTTATTGGTGCAGAAAGATAAGGCAGCAATCAAAGATTCCTATAATATTTATATCTGCAAGAGATAGTGGAATGGATCAGGTTATGGCTTTAGAGAGTGGCGCAGATGACTATATAACCAAACCTTTTTATGTTGATGTTGTTATTGCAAAGATAAAAAGCCATATAAGAAGAGCTTTTGGAGATTATGCACCTAAGGTAGAGGAAAGAATAGTTGAAGCCGATAGTCTTAAGTTCTACCCAGAAAGGTCAGAAGTAGAATTTAATGGTGAAAGTTTAATTATCACTAAAAGGGAAGGCGTACTACTAGAATGCCTTATGGAAAAGTATCCTAAGGTAGTTAGTAGAGATTTCCTTTTAGAAAGAATATGGGATGACATTGAGTTTGTAGAGGAAAATACCCTAAGCGTAAATATTAGTAGAATAAGAAAGAGGTTGCAGGTTTTAGGAATAGATATGGGCATAGAGACTATAAGAGGAGCAGGTTATAGATTAAATAAAACCTGGTAG
- a CDS encoding multicopper oxidase domain-containing protein: protein MSVRHYVLVATDGFIELPTSPDLPPVGTERRKVYVFGFVGGLLSVNGKVVNEDLDWTKPSNWPKFKALIGTATIPSPMIWGEMGDRVYITLINLGMPTAGIMDNHTVHMHGAHVATQLDGFPESSFGVPMWMDFDKAPSVATYLFDTEHPGTYMYHCHVEASEHVQMGMYGALVVYPSMKSLKLVGISKLCNGGWVYKGKLQHHISKTATNRNFAYNDIRSYFDKEYIMLLSDIDTRWHDSVQTGGNFNPVDFKPDFWLVNGRAFPDTLLPHPLTPSPGSNKDVSQINYESYVHVKTGEMFLLRMINMGYQVVPWHIHGWHFAVIGKDANPSPFLKMSETLVLQGHEGLERGFTATIGSGETFDLLIEAEDKRPQYRNYIVNGQDCIPSLCKQMHEINNIDPNAIANIPTEPVNINNINTVNYVDICDEPSAVNDNFFPQFYPMHNHDDYKVTNNGVYPGGQLTYIQTDAPESKREKKHNHVTCPEDGCDPWCEKEN, encoded by the coding sequence ATGAGTGTTAGACATTATGTGCTTGTTGCCACTGATGGGTTTATAGAACTTCCTACTTCTCCAGACCTACCGCCAGTAGGAACTGAGCGTAGAAAAGTGTATGTATTTGGTTTTGTTGGTGGGCTGTTAAGTGTTAATGGTAAAGTAGTAAATGAAGACCTTGATTGGACAAAGCCCTCTAATTGGCCAAAATTTAAAGCCTTGATAGGAACTGCTACCATACCTTCACCAATGATCTGGGGGGAAATGGGCGATAGAGTTTATATAACCTTGATAAATTTAGGCATGCCTACCGCAGGTATTATGGATAATCACACTGTGCATATGCACGGTGCCCATGTAGCGACTCAGCTGGATGGCTTCCCGGAATCATCCTTTGGAGTTCCTATGTGGATGGATTTTGATAAAGCCCCATCCGTGGCAACTTATCTTTTTGATACGGAACATCCCGGAACCTATATGTATCACTGTCATGTTGAGGCATCTGAGCATGTTCAGATGGGTATGTACGGAGCCCTGGTTGTCTATCCGTCCATGAAAAGTCTTAAATTGGTAGGTATAAGTAAATTATGTAATGGCGGCTGGGTATACAAAGGAAAACTACAACACCATATTTCTAAAACTGCTACAAATAGAAATTTTGCATACAATGATATACGTTCTTATTTTGACAAGGAATATATCATGTTACTTTCTGATATAGATACCAGATGGCATGATAGTGTTCAAACCGGTGGTAATTTTAATCCTGTGGATTTTAAACCTGACTTTTGGCTTGTAAATGGTCGTGCCTTCCCGGACACCTTACTTCCACATCCCTTAACTCCTTCTCCAGGCAGTAATAAAGATGTATCTCAGATTAACTACGAATCCTATGTGCATGTGAAAACAGGAGAAATGTTCCTGCTTAGAATGATTAATATGGGCTATCAGGTCGTACCATGGCATATACACGGATGGCATTTTGCAGTAATAGGTAAGGATGCTAATCCAAGCCCATTCTTAAAGATGTCTGAAACACTAGTTTTACAAGGACATGAGGGCCTTGAAAGAGGCTTTACAGCTACAATAGGTTCAGGAGAAACGTTTGACCTATTGATAGAAGCCGAAGATAAACGTCCACAATATAGAAACTATATTGTAAATGGACAAGATTGTATACCCTCTTTGTGTAAGCAAATGCATGAAATAAATAATATAGACCCAAATGCAATAGCTAATATTCCAACTGAACCAGTCAACATCAATAATATAAATACAGTCAATTATGTAGATATCTGCGATGAACCTTCAGCTGTTAATGACAACTTTTTCCCTCAATTTTATCCTATGCACAATCATGATGATTATAAAGTTACTAACAATGGAGTGTATCCAGGAGGACAATTGACCTACATTCAAACTGATGCTCCTGAGTCAAAGCGTGAAAAAAAGCATAATCACGTTACTTGTCCTGAAGATGGGTGTGATCCTTGGTGTGAAAAAGAAAATTAG
- a CDS encoding sensor histidine kinase KdpD: MYLAIILMIIFLILILAVAIIKLHLYKREIGAITKQIRNFRVRETNKKVNTEIADKYIENLAFEINEYLELYRRNEQEKVMFENTLKQGIANMSHDLRTPLTSIIGYLKLLKQNTIDKEEALEIIENKTNKLNVLINDFFELASIETEDYELEMVKINLTNIVRDEILSLYESFERKGIEPKICIPDKPIFIMGDKDSLERIIDNLLSNTLKYAEKVIEIKLEECDAKVIFKISNICTGIDEKDVLHIFDRFYMADKVRTGNGVGLGLAIVKSLMEKMNGVIISKLEGNRISIICEWKYIK; encoded by the coding sequence ATGTATTTAGCTATTATTTTAATGATTATTTTTCTAATATTAATTTTGGCAGTAGCAATTATTAAGTTACATTTATATAAAAGAGAAATAGGAGCTATAACTAAGCAAATCAGAAATTTTAGAGTGCGAGAAACCAATAAAAAAGTTAATACTGAAATAGCTGATAAATATATAGAAAATTTAGCTTTTGAAATTAATGAATATTTAGAACTTTACAGAAGAAATGAACAAGAAAAAGTAATGTTTGAAAATACATTAAAACAAGGCATAGCTAATATGTCTCATGATTTAAGGACCCCCTTAACATCAATAATAGGATATTTAAAACTTCTTAAACAAAATACCATAGATAAAGAAGAGGCATTAGAGATAATTGAAAATAAAACTAACAAATTAAATGTTCTTATAAATGATTTTTTTGAGTTAGCTTCAATAGAGACTGAAGATTATGAGTTAGAGATGGTAAAAATAAATTTAACTAATATAGTACGAGACGAAATTTTATCACTTTATGAATCTTTTGAGAGAAAAGGGATAGAGCCCAAAATATGCATTCCGGATAAGCCAATTTTTATAATGGGGGATAAGGATAGTCTAGAGAGAATAATAGATAATTTGCTATCTAATACATTAAAATATGCTGAGAAAGTTATTGAAATAAAATTAGAAGAATGTGATGCTAAAGTTATTTTTAAAATTTCAAATATATGTACAGGCATTGATGAAAAAGATGTATTACATATATTTGATAGATTCTATATGGCAGACAAAGTGAGAACTGGGAATGGTGTAGGACTTGGGCTAGCTATTGTAAAAAGTTTAATGGAAAAGATGAATGGAGTTATAATATCAAAACTTGAAGGAAATAGGATTTCTATAATATGTGAATGGAAGTATATAAAATAG
- a CDS encoding FtsX-like permease family protein — translation MNFREFATKNVYRNIKAYFAYFLSSSISATLLFSFTMIIVHPDFMVPNQLRNTLYVTAVIAYLFLCFFVFYSVSVFLKSRYKEFGILYIIGASKKQIQRMISIENIIISSVSGVVGIIVGIVFSKILLAASGKLLGFNALGFYIPVKAMIITLIAFVMVGIVIPIFCCFIIKEDMVLRLLKGTKKPKSEPKSSAILSIICILLLTIGYYLSITSTEKTIIYRIIPVTIMVVTATYLLFSQLSVFLFKLLKKNRNFYMKKTTVLWVSDLLYRIKDNTRMLFLITITSTVALSSIGSVYAYWRDKENEVNKNFPQAFFCVDTYNNKTKIDYKVDFIEDSLKNEEIDYTKVNGEMKFVIPDGGKDEVTIIKEEIYNKLAVELSLNTIILKENETRIVEALAKDERENVTLENKELKVVSSGDEGVIPAIYEKVYVVKDDVYEKMKGSKCYFGALNVNNYKDTLSIGNNCYNKFGDDKGDKYYNNFLKAYILERTKINYGVILFSAIFIGLIFFVTTASFLYNKCYMDLIEDKKKYKQLNKIGLTYSEIKKVLNIEIGALFLLPYIIAVVHFFFAMCSLKSAFGFEITVPALQVVGIMLIVQIIYFLVIRKNYLLEIKKSLV, via the coding sequence ATGAATTTTAGAGAGTTTGCCACTAAAAATGTGTATAGAAATATAAAAGCGTATTTCGCTTACTTTTTAAGTAGTAGCATATCAGCGACCTTACTATTCTCTTTTACTATGATAATAGTTCATCCTGACTTTATGGTGCCTAATCAGCTAAGAAATACACTTTATGTTACAGCCGTAATTGCATACTTGTTTTTATGTTTCTTTGTATTTTACTCAGTAAGCGTCTTTTTAAAAAGTAGATATAAAGAATTTGGAATACTTTATATCATAGGTGCATCAAAAAAACAAATACAGAGGATGATAAGCATTGAAAATATAATAATTAGTTCAGTATCGGGAGTAGTAGGGATAATAGTCGGAATAGTATTTTCGAAAATACTTTTAGCAGCTAGTGGAAAGTTATTAGGATTTAATGCTCTAGGATTTTATATTCCAGTTAAAGCTATGATTATTACCTTAATTGCATTTGTAATGGTAGGAATAGTAATTCCAATATTTTGCTGCTTTATTATAAAAGAAGATATGGTTTTAAGATTACTTAAAGGAACTAAAAAACCCAAATCAGAACCAAAATCATCGGCTATTCTCTCGATTATATGCATATTATTACTTACAATAGGATATTATTTATCAATTACATCGACGGAAAAGACAATAATCTATAGAATAATACCTGTAACAATAATGGTGGTCACAGCAACATACTTATTATTTTCTCAGTTAAGTGTATTTTTATTTAAGTTACTTAAAAAAAATAGAAATTTTTATATGAAAAAAACTACAGTGCTATGGGTATCAGATTTATTATATAGAATTAAGGATAATACAAGAATGCTTTTCTTAATTACAATAACTTCAACCGTTGCCCTTTCATCAATAGGATCAGTATATGCCTATTGGAGAGATAAAGAAAACGAGGTAAATAAAAATTTTCCACAAGCATTTTTCTGTGTTGATACTTATAATAATAAAACTAAAATTGATTATAAAGTCGATTTTATAGAAGATTCATTGAAAAATGAAGAGATAGATTATACTAAGGTTAATGGCGAAATGAAGTTTGTTATACCTGATGGTGGCAAAGATGAAGTAACTATAATTAAAGAAGAAATTTATAACAAATTAGCAGTAGAATTATCTTTAAATACTATTATTTTAAAAGAAAATGAGACCAGAATAGTCGAAGCTTTAGCTAAAGATGAAAGAGAAAATGTTACTTTAGAAAATAAGGAATTAAAGGTTGTTAGTAGCGGTGATGAAGGAGTAATCCCAGCAATTTATGAAAAGGTATATGTGGTTAAAGATGATGTATATGAAAAAATGAAGGGGTCTAAGTGTTACTTTGGAGCACTTAATGTAAATAATTATAAGGATACATTAAGTATAGGTAATAATTGTTATAATAAGTTTGGCGATGATAAAGGTGATAAATATTATAATAATTTTCTGAAAGCATATATATTGGAAAGAACTAAAATAAACTATGGGGTAATTTTGTTTAGCGCAATATTTATAGGACTTATATTTTTTGTAACAACCGCAAGTTTCTTATATAACAAGTGTTACATGGATCTTATAGAGGATAAAAAGAAGTATAAACAATTGAATAAAATAGGATTAACTTATAGTGAAATAAAGAAGGTGTTAAATATTGAGATAGGGGCATTATTTTTACTTCCATATATAATTGCTGTTGTACATTTTTTCTTTGCCATGTGTTCATTAAAATCCGCTTTTGGATTTGAGATAACTGTACCAGCATTACAGGTTGTAGGAATTATGTTGATTGTCCAAATCATATATTTCCTTGTTATAAGAAAAAACTATTTATTAGAGATTAAAAAAAGCTTAGTGTAA
- a CDS encoding ABC transporter ATP-binding protein: MDILAVKNLSKVYGNKITFSALDNISFTIEEGEFVGIMGPSGSGKTTLLNMISTVDKPTSGEIRIKDINPLTLKGDDLALFRRRELGFVFQDFNLLDTLTIGENIVLPLTLDGVPVKNQDAELNRISKILVIEKLINKRTFEISGGEAQRTSIARALIHNPTLILADEPTGNLDSKAAKNVMELFEKINKDEKVTTMMVTHDAFSASYCNRILFIKDGTIYNEIYKGDSRKQFYQEIIDVLALMGGGN, from the coding sequence ATGGATATTTTAGCTGTAAAGAATTTAAGCAAGGTATATGGTAATAAAATAACATTCAGTGCATTGGATAATATAAGTTTCACAATAGAAGAAGGTGAATTTGTAGGGATAATGGGGCCGTCAGGAAGTGGTAAGACAACACTGTTAAATATGATTTCAACAGTAGATAAGCCAACCTCCGGAGAGATAAGAATAAAAGATATAAATCCTTTAACGCTTAAGGGTGATGATCTGGCCTTATTTAGAAGGAGAGAATTAGGATTTGTATTTCAAGATTTCAATTTGCTAGATACTTTAACTATTGGTGAAAATATAGTGCTTCCACTTACATTAGATGGTGTACCAGTAAAAAACCAGGATGCGGAACTTAATAGAATATCAAAGATACTTGTAATAGAAAAACTAATTAACAAGAGAACTTTTGAAATATCAGGTGGAGAAGCTCAAAGGACATCTATTGCAAGGGCATTAATACATAATCCTACGCTGATACTCGCTGATGAGCCAACTGGTAACTTGGATTCAAAAGCTGCTAAAAATGTAATGGAATTATTTGAAAAAATAAATAAAGATGAAAAAGTAACTACAATGATGGTAACTCACGATGCATTTTCAGCAAGTTATTGTAATAGAATTCTATTTATAAAAGATGGAACTATATATAATGAAATTTATAAGGGAGATAGCAGAAAACAGTTTTATCAAGAAATTATTGATGTGCTTGCACTAATGGGAGGGGGAAACTAA
- a CDS encoding ATP-binding cassette domain-containing protein — MSEYVIIASNITKTYGSRKVLDDLSIKIKKGDIYGVIGKNGAGKTTMIRVLTGLVIPNAGQVELFGHSEEKEIIKERSRIGTLIESPALYLNMTAYENLELVKIQRGVPGNKCINETLNLVGLKDVAKKKTKNFSLGMKQRLGIAMALLSEPEFLVLDEPMNGLDPIGIKEIRELLIKLNKERGTTILISSHMLSELTHISNRYGFINDGKLIEEMTSCELSNKCRTYLHLKVNYTSDVSVILENEIGIKDFEVFPNNIIRIYDEFDGEKITIALSKHNIGVKEIMQMGESLEDYFTKLVGGEDNE, encoded by the coding sequence ATGAGTGAGTATGTAATTATAGCTAGTAACATTACAAAAACATATGGTAGTCGCAAAGTTTTAGATGATTTGTCCATAAAGATAAAAAAAGGTGATATATATGGAGTTATAGGGAAAAATGGTGCCGGAAAAACAACTATGATTAGAGTGCTTACAGGTCTTGTTATACCTAATGCTGGACAAGTTGAACTATTTGGACATAGTGAGGAGAAAGAGATTATTAAGGAAAGAAGTAGAATTGGTACATTAATAGAATCACCAGCTCTTTATCTTAACATGACGGCGTATGAAAATCTTGAACTTGTCAAAATTCAAAGAGGAGTTCCAGGAAACAAATGTATTAATGAGACTTTAAATTTAGTAGGACTTAAGGATGTCGCGAAAAAGAAAACTAAGAATTTCTCGCTAGGAATGAAACAAAGACTGGGAATTGCTATGGCATTATTAAGTGAGCCAGAATTTTTGGTTTTAGATGAACCTATGAATGGGCTAGATCCAATTGGAATAAAAGAAATAAGAGAGCTTTTAATTAAATTAAACAAAGAAAGAGGAACAACTATTTTAATATCAAGTCATATGTTATCTGAACTTACTCATATTTCCAATAGATATGGTTTTATAAATGATGGGAAATTAATTGAAGAAATGACGTCTTGTGAACTTTCAAACAAATGTAGAACTTATCTTCATTTGAAAGTAAATTATACTTCGGATGTTTCAGTTATTTTAGAAAATGAGATTGGGATAAAAGACTTTGAAGTTTTTCCAAATAATATCATAAGAATATATGATGAATTTGACGGAGAAAAGATTACTATTGCTCTATCTAAACATAACATAGGCGTTAAAGAAATAATGCAAATGGGTGAATCACTGGAGGATTATTTTACTAAGTTAGTTGGAGGAGAAGATAATGAGTAA
- a CDS encoding undecaprenyl-diphosphate phosphatase, with amino-acid sequence MDIIFLLKAIIIAIVEGLTEFIPVSSTGHMILIGWAIGFEGKFVEMFVVVIQLGAIMAVVVLYWKKIKESIIEFFKFIFTKGREGEKGFRFGINVVAASIPMAIVGVTFYDKIKSKFIPEAVIVGFIVGGLLLLIVEKSFVGKKHKVDSIDSITPVQSLKIGILQLLCVWPGMSRSASTIMGGWIAGLSTPIAAEFSFFIAIPAMIGATGKDLFEFDYSIMTKTLWISLIAGFVVAFMVSLIVMKKFVDYLKKKPMKVFAVYRIVVGILLGVLVLTKIIILT; translated from the coding sequence ATGGATATAATATTTTTATTAAAGGCAATCATAATAGCAATAGTAGAGGGCCTAACTGAGTTTATCCCAGTATCTTCTACAGGGCACATGATATTAATTGGATGGGCAATTGGGTTTGAAGGAAAATTCGTAGAGATGTTTGTAGTTGTAATTCAACTTGGGGCAATAATGGCAGTTGTTGTTTTGTATTGGAAGAAAATCAAAGAAAGTATAATAGAATTTTTTAAGTTTATATTTACTAAAGGAAGAGAGGGGGAAAAGGGATTTAGATTTGGGATTAATGTTGTTGCAGCTTCTATTCCCATGGCTATTGTAGGAGTAACATTTTACGATAAAATAAAATCGAAATTTATACCCGAAGCTGTCATAGTAGGATTTATAGTTGGTGGATTATTATTACTGATAGTCGAAAAGAGTTTCGTAGGAAAGAAGCATAAGGTAGATAGTATAGATAGCATAACCCCTGTACAATCATTAAAAATTGGTATATTACAACTTCTTTGTGTGTGGCCAGGAATGTCAAGAAGTGCATCTACAATTATGGGTGGATGGATTGCAGGATTATCAACACCGATAGCTGCAGAATTTTCGTTTTTCATAGCGATTCCAGCTATGATAGGGGCAACAGGTAAGGACTTATTTGAATTTGATTATTCTATAATGACGAAAACATTATGGATTTCATTAATAGCTGGATTTGTTGTGGCTTTCATGGTGTCCTTAATTGTTATGAAAAAATTTGTTGATTATTTAAAAAAGAAGCCAATGAAAGTATTTGCAGTATATAGAATAGTAGTAGGGATTTTACTTGGAGTATTAGTATTAACTAAGATTATCATCTTAACATAA
- a CDS encoding helix-turn-helix domain-containing protein → MFLSNTELKLFKYLIINPKQFLAKEQLLNELWNIDGDFIDPNTIAVNIRSLQ, encoded by the coding sequence ATATTTTTAAGTAATACAGAACTGAAATTATTCAAATATTTAATTATTAATCCTAAGCAATTTCTAGCAAAGGAGCAGCTTTTAAATGAATTGTGGAATATTGATGGGGATTTTATAGACCCAAATACTATAGCTGTAAATATAAGAAGCTTACAGTAA
- a CDS encoding HAMP domain-containing sensor histidine kinase: MKLFLKDNRGYVFIYLLSLALTVMYCNIMGFIEFGEIIYILVFNTFILVCFLAFRYYQNRQLYKLLRNGLNCLNDAFLELDSSDLSQNISEILKKQHNLYEAEIQKCNKNHNEHLTFINQWVHQMKTPLSVIQLLLQEYAGEEKARSIEEEVNKLNKGLNMAMHFARIDSFQKDFVAERISLKKLVIDTVNEEKKIFIKNRIIPRVEIDEDIEVYSDVKWIKFVLDQLIINGVKYSKGMGKELIIKAWEEEKKIKLSVIDEGIGIPRKDIKRVFDLFFTGENGRRYGESTGIGLYIAKEVCVNLGHAIEIESTVHEGTVVTIRFTK, encoded by the coding sequence ATGAAATTATTTTTAAAGGATAATAGAGGTTATGTTTTTATATATTTATTAAGTTTAGCTCTTACAGTTATGTATTGTAATATTATGGGGTTCATAGAGTTTGGTGAAATCATTTATATACTTGTATTTAATACATTTATTCTGGTATGCTTCTTAGCTTTTAGGTATTATCAAAATAGACAGTTATACAAATTATTAAGAAATGGATTAAATTGTTTGAATGATGCTTTTTTGGAACTTGATAGTTCGGATTTGAGTCAAAATATTTCTGAAATATTAAAGAAGCAACATAATTTATATGAAGCTGAAATACAAAAGTGTAACAAAAATCATAATGAGCATTTAACTTTTATAAATCAGTGGGTACATCAAATGAAGACACCTCTTTCTGTAATACAACTTCTCCTTCAAGAATACGCAGGAGAAGAAAAGGCGCGAAGTATAGAAGAAGAGGTTAATAAATTAAATAAAGGTTTAAATATGGCAATGCATTTTGCAAGAATAGATTCTTTCCAAAAAGATTTTGTAGCAGAGCGAATTTCTTTGAAGAAGTTAGTTATTGATACAGTAAATGAAGAAAAGAAGATTTTCATAAAAAACAGAATAATTCCTAGAGTAGAAATAGATGAAGATATTGAAGTATACAGTGATGTAAAGTGGATAAAGTTTGTATTAGATCAACTTATTATTAATGGTGTGAAGTATTCAAAAGGCATGGGAAAAGAATTGATTATAAAAGCATGGGAAGAAGAAAAAAAAATTAAATTAAGTGTTATTGATGAGGGAATAGGAATCCCAAGGAAAGATATTAAAAGGGTATTTGACCTATTCTTTACTGGAGAGAATGGGCGTAGATATGGAGAATCAACTGGTATTGGATTATATATAGCCAAAGAGGTATGTGTAAATTTAGGCCATGCAATAGAGATAGAATCCACTGTGCATGAAGGAACAGTGGTTACAATAAGATTTACAAAATGA
- a CDS encoding response regulator transcription factor — protein MDKRAKILVVEDENEINKLLCSILENKGYRVRAAFSGTEALMCVENERWDMILLDLMIPGISGEEAILKIREITKAPIIVVSAKTSKKTKIELLESGADDFICKPFDPDEVVARVNCNLRRYLEFFKDEGKKNRDNILSYKDISLNTESKEVKVGQTILTLTAKEFALLELLLTNPNKVYSKSNIFESIWGEEFLGDDNTVNVHVSRLRNKLFIANDSEDYIETIWAMGYKLRRIKTFERL, from the coding sequence ATGGATAAAAGAGCTAAGATTTTAGTAGTTGAAGATGAAAATGAAATTAATAAATTACTTTGTAGTATTCTTGAAAATAAGGGTTATAGAGTTAGAGCAGCTTTTTCAGGGACAGAAGCTTTAATGTGTGTAGAAAATGAACGGTGGGATATGATTTTATTAGATTTGATGATCCCAGGGATTAGTGGAGAAGAAGCTATATTAAAAATTAGAGAAATAACAAAAGCACCAATAATTGTAGTAAGTGCAAAAACATCTAAAAAAACTAAGATAGAATTATTAGAAAGTGGAGCAGATGATTTTATTTGTAAGCCATTTGATCCAGATGAAGTTGTTGCAAGAGTTAATTGTAATTTGAGAAGATATCTAGAATTTTTTAAGGATGAGGGAAAGAAAAATAGAGATAATATTTTGAGTTATAAAGATATTAGTTTAAATACAGAAAGTAAAGAAGTAAAAGTGGGACAAACTATACTTACGCTAACTGCAAAAGAATTTGCATTACTAGAACTGTTATTAACAAATCCCAATAAGGTGTACAGTAAATCTAATATTTTCGAAAGTATATGGGGAGAAGAATTTTTGGGCGATGATAATACTGTAAATGTACATGTGAGTAGACTAAGAAATAAGCTGTTTATTGCAAATGATAGTGAAGATTACATAGAAACAATTTGGGCAATGGGGTATAAATTAAGAAGAATTAAGACTTTTGAAAGACTTTAG